The Vigna angularis cultivar LongXiaoDou No.4 chromosome 6, ASM1680809v1, whole genome shotgun sequence genome contains the following window.
atatttttgttcAAACCATTTTTAAAACCAAGAAACCTTGGAAAGTCCGGAAAATAGCAATCCTTGTCCCATTCGCTAAACAGAAAAGACATGACCATGTACAATAACCACGAAATGTTTCATCTGTTATCACAAGAAAATTCATTGATTTCAGCACCACGTGTTCTTCCCAATCGATGATCACAAGCCAACTCTATCGTTTTCTCCGCCACCTTCCTCTATATCTCTGCCTCACctttatattattacatttccCACTTGCCATCTACACCCAAAAACTTTGGAAAATATCACCAGTAACAACACAATCTCCCCAAAAACTCCAATGGGTTCACTCCCTTCCCCACCAAGACCAACAGCCCTACCATCCCCAGAAAATCTTCTCTCCAATCATGTTGTGGTTGCTGTGTTTTGCCCTAGAGAACCAACCCCTGGTGTGAGCCTCCCTAATTCAATCGAGCTCTATTACCCCTCGATGAACACATGGACATGTGTCGGCCCTATTCCTGGCCTAATTGACGACCAAATATTAAAGGGGTTCGCCATAGTCTCCTTAGGGGACTCTATCTACATAATCGGTGGCCAAATCTGTCACAAAGAAATGGTTCATGTATCTGATGACTGTGCTGACTACGTTGACGATGGCATCAAAGTAGTGCCAAATGTTCTCCGTTACAACATCAAAACCAACCAATGGTTCATTTGTGCACCACTGGGAGTGGCAAGATATGATTTTGCGTGCACGGTTTGTGACAACAAAATCTACGTGGCAGGGGGGAAGTCCACGGTGGGATGTGCACGGGGGATCTCATCGGCCGAGGTGTACGACCCGGATGGTGACACGTGGAGCCCTCTGCCAAATTTGCATATTTTAAGGAACAAGTGCATTGGCGTGACGTGGCAGGGGAAGGTTTACATAGTGGGGGGTTTTGCCGAGAGGGAGGACTCGGACAAGACAATGCCTAGCATAGTGGAAAGAAGTTCAGCTGAGGTGTATGACACGGAAGCAGGGAGGTGGGAGCTGATAGCGGGGATGTGGCAATTGGATGTGCCACCTAATCAGATTGTGGCAGTGAATGGTACCCTTTTCAGTTCAGGGGATTGTTTGAATTCATGGAAGGGACACATTGAAGCCTATGATGGAAAACTATGGAATGAGGTTGATGGATCACACAAGAGAAACCTCTGCACATTACAGGACAATTACGACAATTTCCCTTCTAATGATCAAAGATTGTACCTAACTATGGCACCCATCGGAAGTTGTTTGTTCTTTTTGACAGGTTACAGAACAGGTGGCGAAGTACCAAGAACCATGTCTCTTGTGCACATCTTTGACACTTCAGCTCACAGCCATGCTTGGAGGAGCTTTGAACCCATGGAATTGGAGGGCCAGAAAGAGCTCTGTGGCCATTGCTGTGTTGTGCAACTCTCTTGATTATTCAgacttcaaaagaaaaaaaaaaaaaaaatatatatatatatatatatatatatatatatatatatatatatatatatatatatatatacctataGAATTATTTATGTTTCATTCATAACTATGTATATGTAGAATATATGTTCTAATCATTGCATAACATTCTGGCTGATTCACTGTGCATCGAAGAACAGTGTTTTAGATTAAGTATACTGGTATGTTagcttcataaaaaaaaaaaaaaaaaaaatctgcatgtattaattttattcgAAGGAGGTAGTGACTTGATAAAAGCAAAAAGGGAAAGCTAGttatcatttataataaatattcactCCACTCCACGAGTTGGATCTGCTGAAGTTCCCTTTTGAACTGCGCCAGGTGAATTTTGAAGCAATGGTCTTTCCTAACAGAGCATGATTATTGATAACttgtataaaataaagttaatattttaaaatccaagAAACCTGAATTCATGCACTATGTATCTGCTCTGCGGAAAGTTTTGGGAACAATGATTGTTTTGTTTCGCCCAAATTAGCAATAAAAAGGTGTTCCTAAGAACTGATTATCATTCCCTAGGCTTGTTCAAATTATACACGCTTcctacaaatttaattattttcattataaaattagggttgaagatatttttcaattaattaactTCATAAATGTGAATCATGTTTGTGGATAACTAAACTACTCCTGAAGTCCATTTAGAGGCCAGGCCAGGCCCAAACTTATAGAAAGCCCAATCTCAATTAAAACGAAAGGATTTTGCTCTCCTTTTGCAAGTGGTCAACGAGAGCACTCAAAAGCTTTGACCAGcatgaaaagaagagaaagggtgcATCATTCACGTGACCATTGCATGAGCCACCCACGCTCTCTTCCTTGACCCTGACCCTTCTGATTCTCTCTGACCACACACTGTGCGTTACGCAAACACATTCGCACGTGTCAGCTGCACCGTGCACGCGTGAGGGTTCACATCACGGTacactccttttctttttttggtaCAGCAATCTCTGCTTTCACCAACAGGATTTGGTTGTGAAGCCATCTGAGCCGTTGATCCTGGCGACAATCAGAGGGCCACATGTTGGGTTTGGGCCTGAAAGGTCGACATACATGATAGTTCAGATTCTCGAGTATCACACGAAAAATAAAGGCTATGAATTTATCctatgataaatattatttaattttatttgtagagTAAggtcaatttttgaaaaaatctaaaaaaaatatggtgAGTGGTATTGTGGTAGCATATGTTGAGGGAGACAGAATGCATATATTAATATTGTGTTGCATGtgcttttgattttgttttgttcatttGTTAAACTAAACCCTATTCCTATGTGTGTACATTTGCATGTTGTAGCTCTACCTGAAGGCTTAATTGTGCACGTACACCTACACTGATCTTTTCAGTTATCATGGATATCCTATCATCTTTTTTAGATATTGTTTACttgaaagaatttaaaaaaaaataattaaaaaaatttgaaagaatttgaaaataatttttgttgttgtttatttaaatgaatttggaagtaagttatttagaagtaaatttttatttaaaaagtattatatttaaaaagtattttctaaaacaaaaatattatttactctCTTATTCATATTTCTCCTCTACACGGATAAGTATTCCTGTACACTTACTCAATAGATTTACATGTTgagatatattattttctcttccaaattttcaaaaacatattCTAAAAAAACATGATGAAACTTTatacttcaaaataaataatatttaaatatggtAATTGAATTTAATGATGCTATCTGACTTCTCTTAACAACGTACtgtttgtatttaattatttaaaatgattgatTTACACTATTAGAAGTTAGCATATGTTGTGATTAGGATAATTTCGAATTGaacttacaataaaaaataacctaTTCGTTATTTatggatatttatttaaaaattatttatttcagatatttaaaaaaatattttataaatttttaaaatagaatttaaataaaatttaatatatataatataattaaatataaatttaatttaattttaattaaattaacataataaaatataaattaattttaattaaattaaatttgataaaatataaattaagtttttatttttaaattttaatgagtAATCAATATAAAGATAATATGATACTCTCTCTCGATGGGTTTATAagtgaatattaaatattcactattcattatccataaataaaaaatatcaactatttatcataaattgaaTACAAAAGGTATTTTTTTCATGGAGAATTTAAAGCGAACTTGTCTTGGAAACTTGTGAAATTAACAAGAtgagtttgttatgtttttttgtttctgaTTGTTCcaacacacaaaaaagaaaaatcttctAAAATTTGCTGCTGAGGTCATCCTGTCCCTTTTCTAACTAAACATAATAAATGACAACTCGTCAACTTATTATTGCGTGACTATTAACTTCTTTGGTTATATCACAAAAGGTTtagagaatttttttatataaatgaaaaataaaaaaataaattgtttattaattatacacaattttgatcaattaacttaaatataaattaatttgagttCATTACAAAATTCTTTATCTTCTACTTTTcttacttttgaaaaaaattgtataaatgtaCTCTATGTATgcaatttgtattttaatttaaatctccACTTAAAACGAAATACTCACCGtaagtatttattttatgtgattATAATTTGTATGCAGTTCTAagaagtaaaatatattaaaaagtgtaATTCATAAATACTATTCAACacatacaatattttaaatttataataaataatgtatattatataaagtaatactgatttaagtatttttgaatattaaaattaaataataaattaagataCGAAAAAAATCACTACACTGAAAGACGATAGATGCTACTGTAATTTTTGATATCATGCTACTCGAATAGATATACCACACATGCATACGCTTTAATATTGGATTATTTACCTCCTAATTTTACTCCTTTTGAAACCCATTCACCATAAGTTGCTGTCGTTTTAGCTGTAAAAACACCAAATAGTAAATTCAATCCATACTCAAATGCAAAAACGCTAAACAAACAAGGATAAAAACTATACTAAGGAAAGAAATTACTTTTCACCGTGAATTTGTAAAAATGGATTGTAATAAAAATGGTGTTCTGTAAACTGTAGAGGAAATAAAAGCGAGTAAAAGCGTGATTGCTAATAATTAGGGATATTaagtaatctttaatttttaccaattaatatttttttatctctaatatcaaTACATTAATTCTTAGAAATTTTAcatccaaattcactcaaataaacaaccaAAAATGtactctcaaattcattcaatcactctccctcaaatcatTTCCCCCAAATCATCTTAAGTGAACAAAGCATAAACCCAATATTGATGTGCGTTTTAAATTAGGCATTGTTGAGTCTATTAAGAAGGAGGTTCACCGGAAATCTTGGGGTTTAAATATTACTTCAAAAatcttcaatttaaaaaaaaaaggagcaacatattttttttctctgaaaaattatacaaagtTAAATCCTGCTGAAAAACTTTTTGATCAAAAAATAGTTTGACtaatttcaatcatttttttgAACCTTATGGAAAGAATAAGAACCATTATACTCGTTTGAGTcggtcaccaagacaaaccatcAGTTCTCATACTATTGTTGAGTTTATCAAGAAAGAGGTTCACCGGAGatacacaaacaccaatgagataTGAGTTCAACCACATAAGG
Protein-coding sequences here:
- the LOC108342684 gene encoding uncharacterized protein LOC108342684, with the translated sequence MGSLPSPPRPTALPSPENLLSNHVVVAVFCPREPTPGVSLPNSIELYYPSMNTWTCVGPIPGLIDDQILKGFAIVSLGDSIYIIGGQICHKEMVHVSDDCADYVDDGIKVVPNVLRYNIKTNQWFICAPLGVARYDFACTVCDNKIYVAGGKSTVGCARGISSAEVYDPDGDTWSPLPNLHILRNKCIGVTWQGKVYIVGGFAEREDSDKTMPSIVERSSAEVYDTEAGRWELIAGMWQLDVPPNQIVAVNGTLFSSGDCLNSWKGHIEAYDGKLWNEVDGSHKRNLCTLQDNYDNFPSNDQRLYLTMAPIGSCLFFLTGYRTGGEVPRTMSLVHIFDTSAHSHAWRSFEPMELEGQKELCGHCCVVQLS